In Aegilops tauschii subsp. strangulata cultivar AL8/78 chromosome 3, Aet v6.0, whole genome shotgun sequence, one genomic interval encodes:
- the LOC109769780 gene encoding uncharacterized protein: MAEPNALAEALEKLAKILAESNSNSGAIVPRQEVSQKLEMSPLDMKLEGATNYLSWSRRALWAVEQKELHGYLLGTIAEPGDKSSAEGKRWKVINSVLMVWLLNSVVHSIGRSVEGLSTPTEIWKILSIQYSGKGNVMLIAQIEDKFRLLRQEDGMSVMACVAELQALWADQDNCDSLELYDAALIESGHKWMARRRVLKLLAGLKGCFDGRKASLLHQPSLPTIAEAIATMTQEEVRLSFEHANVKVVPASTFAVTERMEWGDPAKCHVDGEVGHWKRECPTRGRGRGYNRGGTGRGRSARGRGGYSETSWGHTSRGRGGYSGHTGGQRAHMAVAGDTGTSKGKDVDDVVYGDFAHWASTDEGATDEPDGWDWHQV, translated from the exons ATGGCTGAACCAAATGCTCTTGCTGAGGCTTTAGAGAAGCTTGCTAAGATCCTCGCAGAGTCCAACTCCAACTCTGGGGCCATCGTTCCTCGACAGGAAGTGTCTCAGAAGCTCGAAATGTCGCCTCTGGACATGAAGCTAGAGGGGGCCACAAATTATTTGAGCTGGTCCAGGAGGGCTTTGTGGGCTGTTGAGCAAAAGGAGCTTCATGGATATTTGTTGGGCACCATTGCAGAACCAGGAGACAAGAGTAGTGCAGAGGGAAAAAGGTGGAAGGTTATCAACTCTGTACTTATGGTGTGGTTGTTGAACTCTGTCGTGCACTCCATTGGACGCTCTGTGGAGGGGCTATCCACGCCTACTGAGATATGGAAGATTCTGTCCATCCAGTACTCtggcaagggcaatgtcatgcTCATTGCTCAAATTGAGGACAAATTTAGGTTGTTGCGCCAAGAGGATGGCATGTCAGTGATGGCATGCGTCGCAGAACTGCAGGCTCTGTGGGCAGACCAGGATAATTGTGATTCTCTAGAACTCTATGATGCAGCTTTAATCGAGTCAGGGCACAAGTGGATGGCACGCAGGCGTGTGCTGAAACTTTTGGCTGGCCTCAAAGGTTGCTTTGATGGTAGGAAGGCTTCCCTGCTGCACCAACCTAGTCTACCTACCATTGCTGAGGCTATTGCAACAATGACTCAAGAGGAGGTGCGCCTATCTTTTGAGCATGCAAACGTGAAGGTTGTCCCGGCTTCGACATTTGCAGTCACTGAGCGCATGGAGTGGGGAGATCCCGCCAAATGTCATGTCGATGGGGAGGTAGGTCACTGGAAGAGAGAATGTCCAACTCGTGGCAGAGGCAGGGGATATAACAGAGGGGGGACAGGCAGAGGCAGAAGTGCTAGAGGCAGAGGTGGATACTCAGAGACCTCGTGGGGTCATACTTCTAGGGGCAGAGGTGGCTACTCAGGACACACAGGGGGTCAGAGAGCTCACATGGCCGTTGCAGGAGACACTGGAACGTCCAAAGGCAAAGATGTAGATGATGTTGTCTATGGAGACTTTGCTCATTGGGCCTCCACTGATGAAG GTGCGACAGACGAGCCAGACGGTTGGGACTGGCACCAGGTGTAG